TAACCAGGGGCCCCGGCCCACCAGTCCCGGGACGTGAGGATTAGCCTGAAGAATTCTCCCCCGCTGCTCTGCCCAGCTCTCGCCGCTGTTCTCAGTGTCCCATTGTGCTGCTGTTTCCCCTCCAACCAAGGTTATTTCTCTGTGGGGGGGCAGGAACGGCAGCCCCCATCACTATCCTCAGGGCCCTGGAGCTGGCAACCCCCTGGGAGTCTCACTTTAAAAGGCAGCCAAGCAAAGGGGCTGGATGGGTGTTTTCCGAGGGGGCAGTTAGCATGTCCCCTAACATGTCAGTAAAGCAAAAAGGACCAGGGCCAGAGTATCTCCTGGGAACCCCTGGTGCAATGACCCAtttcggggggcgggggaaataCAGGAGCTGAGGTGGGAGCAAGAACGAGACAGCTACTCGCTCTGCACAGTCGTGCAGCGATCACACACGTGCTCTCCCTCGTCCGTTTCTACCCTTCCCCAGGGGCTGTCGTCTTGCCTGgccccttcagggcagggactgggccGTTAGCTGCATGGCCAGCGCTGGTGCTACCGCAGTGCCTGCCCGTCCGCTGGGAGAGCAAGGGTGGAACAGGCACTAGCAGGGGCTTCtggccaggccccttcccccgCAGCAGGCAGCGTTCTCCCCCATTCGGCTGTGCTACGCGCGCTGCTGGATTAGATCTGGGGGGCACGTGCCTTTCCTGTTCCTTGGCCCGCTTTGCAAGGGGACTCAATTGCATTGTCACCTCTCTCCTGGGCAAACATTTCAACAGCGCTGGGACTCAGCAGCCAAGTCACAGAGGACTCCCTGCGGCAGGAGCTCCATTTCGTCGGCCCGCTGCAGACGCGGCTACAGCAGCAGGGTTAGGGATAGACCGCTAGCATGGTGCCATCGGCTGCATCGAGCTAATTTATTAGTGACAACCCGCCCTCTGGGGACCGGGGGAAGGTCAGCCTCGGCTGCAGGGAGTCTCATACAGGCCTGGGCAGACTCTCCGCTTCCTTTCTCGGGCGCTTCCTTccatttccttccctcctcctcttcctcttgctggcAGCTGGGCATGTGGGCTGGAGAGTAGGCAAAGGCCTTGCCTTCAACTGCCCCCGGTCACTGCTTTCAGCCTGCGCTGCCCCGCGTGGAGTCAGGGTCTCCTCCCCGACGGGGGCATCGTTCAGGATAGCGTTGAACACATCCTCCTTCCCCGCGAAGTCCAGCACCAGGTGCTTAGGGAGGAGGGAGGCAGTATCTGCAGTGGGGGtgggcagccccagcacctccgcTTTGGAATGGACTTTCTTCTTTTTCAGCCCTTTTCCTTTCTTAGTTTTCCTCCCTCtcttcttccctttccccttccGCTGGGTCTTGGCGGGGCTCTCTCGCTTGGGCCCAGTGGGCGCAGACTTCTGGAAGCTGTCCATAGCCCCTGTGACAACCTGGCCTGGGGGTGGGTGCTTTGTCGGAGGAAGTGCCCATCTGCCCGTGCTCTCTCTAGGCgggggggtgccaggctggggcgcTGGGCTGGAAGGAGCCCTGTCTGAGCCGGCTGCCGCTTCGTCTATCAGTTCCCCACCAAACTCATAGAGCACCGGCTTCCGGGGCACCGCAATGGCCACGGTGTTGTACTTCTTGCACCTTGAGAGAAGAGGGACGAGAAGCAGAGTGAGGGGGGTGCAGCtttggtggggggcaggggagcaccCCAGGCTCCCTGGTCAGGACTTACCAGATGTACAGAtagggctccacacactgctctTTGTAGGTGAACTCAAAGCAGGGCACCTGGATCACGTTGAAGAAGGCCTGGCCCACCACGCGGGAGGCAGTGTCATTCACCTGCCTCAGGCAGCCTTTCAACCTGCAAGGGCAACGCAGAGCATCAGGCAGGGtaaggaaggggcagggggcctCTCCGGCCGGGctgagctggggcagcagagggaggaggtgtCACAGGGACTTCACCCACTCTTGTTCCTCACACCCTGCCTCTAAGCAAGCTATTGCGGGGTGGCCTTGCTGCTGTTATGGGGAGAGCTGTCCAGTGTCTCCAGCACAAGGCCTTGGGGCCCGAGCAGCGGGACTTGTTTGGGAGAACTGGCGGGCAGGTTTCCAAACAGGAAACAGCCAACGCGCTCGGTGACGGGGCCTGGAGCGGCTGCCAGCACAGCCCAGACGGGAGTCGAGCGCTTTTAGCAGGTCTTTGACGTGGGTAGCATTGTACACCGCATCAGTTAGCTAACCTTACCCTTCTCTGGTCCCTTCCACCAGCGGATAAGCTGGTCCTATGCCACAGAGGGGACAggctaaggcctgggctacacttaaCAATTAGATTGGCCTACAAATGTTGTGCCCTGGGTGCTGTGATTGAGTCAACCAAACCCCCAGGGCAGACGCAGTGAGGTGGACAGGCGACTTCTAGCGCCCGCCTCTTGGAGAGATGGCTTCACTACGTCGATTGGAAAAAACCCTTCCGCAGGGTCGGAAGCATCTACCCTGCGGCGCTACCACAGCACAGCTGTGTGGACACACCCAGGGGCTGGGTCTTGGCCGAGGTTACAAAGAAACCCAATAGCTCCAACCCGCTCTGCAGCCGCCTGTTCTCCAGCGCTGGCTCGGCTCCCTGCTCCGGACAGGTGGGAGGTTAGGGAAATTCCAACCCCTCGCTGCTGCCCAAGCTCGGTCACTACTTCGTGTTCAACAGAGCAGCGTctctcccccgcctcctcccGCCGGCTTCCCGTTGCCATCGGCTATGGGCGCCTGGAGCGGCACAGACTGGCTTCCCCGGCCAGGGCCCGTACCGCAGGTCGCAGGCGCAGTGGCTGATGGTGTGCCAGCGGAGGTTCCGGTAGCCGTACTTGGCCGTGAAGGGGTGGATGACGTGCTGACAGTGGTCGTGTTCCCGGCAGCACTCGTCCGTCTCTCGATGTTCTCCTGAGTGGCCGAGGGAGAGAAGGCCTCAGCCCCCCGCGCCGCACAAGAGCAGCGCGCAGGAGCTGGCCCCAGCTTCAACGCCCGCGGGCTGCCCGCTCTGGGGCTGGCACGGCTGAGGCACCAGGCACCTGGGCTCTCGGCACATGTAGGGCccacctccctgctgctgctagTCTGCCAACGCTGGGTGCTCTGCCCCTGCTGGGGGGCACCAGTTCTGGGGCGGGGGGCATGGCACCAACCGCCTTCCAAACTCACGgacggccctgcccctccctcttaTCCTCGCACCCCTCAAGCACCCTGCACCTCAGCCTGTGCACACCCCCAAACACCCACACATGCTGccaacacccccaaccccccatgcaccccaacccccacacctcccacgGACACCCCCAAAACCCCCCCAGACCCAACAACCCCTAACaaaccacacccacacccccaaccccccacaccccaaagacccctccccctcctacacccccaaccccccacactcccaaagaccccacacacacacacccaacccccccacacccaacaacccctAACAACCCACActcacacccccaaccccccacacccccaaagacccctccccctcccacacacacccaacccccccaaagaccccacacacacacacccaaccccctCACACCCAACAACCCCTAAcaacccacacccccaaccccccacgcccccaaagacccctccccctccaacacacCCCCAGGCCCCCcaaagacacccccccacacacacacccaacccccccacacccaacaacccccAACAACTcctccatgcacacacacaaccccccacacacggacagccccccccaaaaacccaaccCCCAAAGACCCaacaaccccccacacccccaaccactcccccatgcacacccacaaccccccacacacaaccccccccacacGGACAGCCCCAAAACCTACCCACACACCCCCAAAGACCCCACCCCTCATGCACACCCCAACACCTCTTCCACACGCACCCCAACTACCCCCCACTCACACCCAAACACCTACCCACTGGTTTtcaccggccccgccccccgcgggGTGTATTGAGTTATCAGCCCCtgagcactccccccccccccccaccgagtctCCCGCCCCCATCCACACTCGACTGGCGGGGGAGAGGGCTGCTGTTTGCGGCTCCCCGCATAGATCTGCTGGGGGAGTCCCGGCCGGCTCCAGCGCcccgggcagggcggggggggggggtcccagctcCAGCGCCCCGGGCGGTGCGGGGGGAGTCTCGGAGGGGGGGTCCTGGCGGAGGGGGTCCAGGCTCCAGCGCCCCGGACGGTGCGGGGGGAGTCTCGGAGGGGGGGtcccggcgggggggggagtcCCGGCGAGGGGGGGTCCCGTCTCCAGCGCCCCGGCCCGGCCCTCACCCAGCTGCCCGTAGCTGTCGGCGTTGTTGCCGGCCCCGCACCAGAGGGTGCCCGGGTAGGTGAAGCCCCGCTTGGTCCGTCTGCGAGCGGCGCCTCCCGCCGGCTCCGGCGCCCACGTGGCGCCCAGCGGCTGCCGCCCGCCCGAGTCCGGGGAGCGGACGGGGGCGCCGGCGGGGTCGGGCTGCCCGGGGCTCTCGGACCCCTGAGCCGCCGCCAACAAGCACAGGAGCCGCAGCGCCACGGCCCGCATGGCCCGGCCGCCTTCAGCACCGCGGGGCCAGACAGCGCCCGCCGCCGCCTTATCAACCGGCCGGGCCGCGCCCCCGCCtctcccgccccttccctgggacccccctcccgcactcccccCGGGaccgccccccactgcccctcctgccccctctctccccgcctctcccgccccttccctgggaccccctcccgcactcccccCGGGaccgccccccactgcccctcctgccccctctctccccgcctctcccgccccttccctgggaccccctcccgcactcccccCAGGAccgcccccccactgcccctcctgccccctctcccccctgcttctacccgccccttccctgggaccccctcccgcactcccccGGGACcgctccccactgcccctcctgccccctctccccccgcttctccccgccccttccctgggaccccctcccgcactcccccCGGGaccgccccccactgcccctcctgccccctcttccccatctccgCCCTGCttctccccgccccttccctgggaccccctcccgcactcccccGGGACcgctccccactgcccctcctgccccctctccccccgcttctccccgccccttccctgggaccccctcctgcactcccccgGGACCGCCCCCCACtggccctcctgccccctctcccccctgcttctccccgccccttccctgggaacCCCTCCCGCACTTCCACCGGGATCGCTCCCCAttgccccctcccgccctctacCCCTGGGACCCGTTCACCGCCACCTTTCCCACTGCCCCCCCTCGACCGCTCCCCAACCCCCactaccccctcctgccccctctcccccctgcttctccccttccccaggaccCCCGTCCAACACTCCCCCCAGGACCACCCCTTCGCCTCCTACTACcccgtcccccacccccttcctgtcccctctccccctcacctctccctgccccctccccccccaacgtgctccccgcccccttgccCGGGGACCGCCCCTTCACCCCCCACTACCTCCCTCCtgtcagggctggcgcaacccattaggcgacctagacggtcgcctagggcgctaacatttggggtccGCGACCGCGGTGGCCAGATCTTCAGCCGCCCCGGTCGTTGTCAgtatttcgggggcaggaccttctgccacctagggcgtcaaaaaagctggcagcgctcctgcctcctgtcccctctcctcaccagccccttccctgggacCACCTGtcccggagtccccgggcgatgctctggaactgctccccacaaagccagtcaggaccttggggagcctcctctccctcggagcagaccgtcttcagggcaagaagctcacacggcttcaccttcctgggtctctccttggagcattcagcatctgcccctccgtgcgcttcccacagcgagtccgcccaggcggggtcctggggaagccagagggtcctgcacccccacttcgcagtcagacgtgactctcagccagccagtaaaacagaggtttattagatgacaggaacatcgtctaaaacagagcttgtaggtccagagaaccggatccctcagctgggtccattctggggtcccatgagccagacacccccgtctgccctcactcctagtccccagacAGCTCGAAACTGActcaccctccagcccctcctcctctgggctttgtccctttccccgggccaggaggtcacctgatctctttgttcacctttagctattcccttgccaggagacagagtgtcggccatttatgtgcactggccctttgctctgcaaccaTCACACTCCCTTATCCACCACCTAgcgacttaagaaatgcataggggaaactgaggcacccctacagtattcagaggaaacattaagaggAGTCCCACTtcgtcaaccccccccccccagcactcccctCGCCCAGACCAGTGTTGAaaggcagggcaggctgggtcTCCCTCTGGCACCTGACTGTAAGGACAGCCATGACTCTTCCACGTGtatctgcagccccctcccccccggctccccactAGCTGAATATTGAACCAacggtgcagccacctctggggtgacgATGGGAGCCACCACCCAGCACActctgtggggaaggagaggttTGACCAAGGGCATCAGGAAAAGCCCCTTGAGTTCTTGGTACCAGCAGAGCAATGCTCACAAGGAACCTGCACGATGCTGGATGTATCTGATGGGTCTGAAGGGTTGGGACAACCCTGCCAGGGGGTGAAAGGGGCtgtgagccctggggctcagatCCCCAAGCCACTGCTCTGTGGCAGCCCGGCACAGCGCCTCATTCTGGGCTCTGCCCTGGTGCTGATGGGTCTGTTCGCTCAGGAGCCAGGTTGTGCCACTGGAACAATGAGCTTGTCCTGCCCCGCGTGGGCTACCAGGGCCCTGCAAGGGGCTACAAGGGCTGctgggtgaggggagagggagcagacCCTCCCTGGCTGATGCCTGAAGAGCGTCTTTGGGAGCTGTGTGCCTCTCGTTGCTGGCCTTTGACGGGAGCTCTGGGGAACACAgaggccccccccccgccagctgtGAGACTGTAGAGAATAAATGCAGTGAGGTGGGAGTTGGGGCAGAACCGGCCTGTCTGGGACCAGGATCCCACATGGGTGGGTGAATCGCTCCTGTCAGCCCGGGGGGCAGTTGGCCCTGCTCTCTGCACAGTCGGGAACGGATCCATGGCCCCTGGGACCCAGACCGGCCCTTCCTGGTCTCAGCCTATCCGCCCCAACACCCTCCGCGTGGGTTCATCTGACGCAGGAGACCCAGGCACCCTGTCAATGGGCGGCTCGGCCCTTCCCAGGCCAGGCTCTGTTCAGCTGCATTCGCAGGCCTCAGCCTGGCAAGGAAAGGGTTAGTGCTTAATCCGCCTTCTTCCCTTCCCAGGCCTCTGACCGAGAGTTACCCCCAAGCCCCCCTCGCCTGAGTTCGTGAAGGGCTTCCAAGGGGCCGGCTGAGCCGGTTGCCTGGCAGCCTGCAATGGGGTGATGTTGCAGGGCCCATAGGACTCAGGTTCCTTTCAGGTTTTGCCTCCACCCGAACACGCCATCGGCTCTTTCATGTTCCTGTCCCTGTGCCGGGACAGGGCCTTTGTGAGGCAGCGGCCAGGCCGGAGCAGGGGGCGTCACCACGGGAATTCATGCCAAGAACGCCTCTTGAGCATATTAATAAAAGTTGCATTAAGGAGCCTAGAGACTTGGGCTGGATTACGGAAAAGCCGCACGATCGACTGGGGCCTTTAACATAGGGCTGGCAGCCCCTGTGCTGTGGGCTCCCGCTGGCTGGGCTGCCGCCCGCACCTGCCAAGGCAACGCGCCCTGTTCTCACACAGGCAGACTCTGCACCCGCCCTCCCCGCtctgggctgcagctgctgggggccCAAGGTACCCAGGGTTGGATGGCGCGGCTCAGGGCTACCTCCCACTACAGGGATGCAGCTGGCAGAGGCCACAGGCTCCAGCATGCAGCGGTTGGCCTTGCGCTGAGCAGCCTGGCTCCTGCATGAGCAGCACAGGGGGGCCTAGcgtactcgggggggggggttcggttCTGGCTTTGGCCCATGAGCATCAGGCCTCGGGCTTTCAGCAAGTTCCCAGTGCCCTGCCGCTGGCCAGCTGACAGCCCCCTGGCTTCTGGACGGTACTGGGGAATGGGCAGATGAGCTGGGGGTGCGTCTCTAAAATCTCTGCCCAAGAATTGCAGCCGGACACTGCCCCCCGTGTACTCCA
This is a stretch of genomic DNA from Chrysemys picta bellii isolate R12L10 chromosome 19, ASM1138683v2, whole genome shotgun sequence. It encodes these proteins:
- the PROCA1 gene encoding protein PROCA1, which produces MRAVALRLLCLLAAAQGSESPGQPDPAGAPVRSPDSGGRQPLGATWAPEPAGGAARRRTKRGFTYPGTLWCGAGNNADSYGQLGEHRETDECCREHDHCQHVIHPFTAKYGYRNLRWHTISHCACDLRLKGCLRQVNDTASRVVGQAFFNVIQVPCFEFTYKEQCVEPYLYIWCKKYNTVAIAVPRKPVLYEFGGELIDEAAAGSDRAPSSPAPQPGTPPPRESTGRWALPPTKHPPPGQVVTGAMDSFQKSAPTGPKRESPAKTQRKGKGKKRGRKTKKGKGLKKKKVHSKAEVLGLPTPTADTASLLPKHLVLDFAGKEDVFNAILNDAPVGEETLTPRGAAQAESSDRGQLKARPLPTLQPTCPAASKRKRRREGNGRKRPRKEAESLPRPV